A region of Lycium barbarum isolate Lr01 chromosome 3, ASM1917538v2, whole genome shotgun sequence DNA encodes the following proteins:
- the LOC132630898 gene encoding transcription factor bHLH140, protein MDEQHSTCFSSSSKINGKEKKKKIVKLSTDPQSVAARERRHRISDRFKILQSLVPGGSKMDTVTMLEEAIHYVKFLKTQIWLHQTMINLVDDHENHPNYDHDQMLMAHDQSNYYPHVENNTLIINNNLMDYQMQAPSYDDVAFQQVGFPFSDGSDQFRGEETNISGDAFMYY, encoded by the coding sequence ATGGATGAACAACATTCCACTTGCTTTTCTTCTTCAAGCAAAATCAAtgggaaagaaaagaagaagaaaattgtgAAGTTATCTACTGATCCACAAAGTGTAGCTGCTCGTGAAAGAAGGCATAGAATAAGTGATCGTTTCAAGATTTTGCAAAGTTTAGTACCTGGTGGTTCTAAAATGGACACTGTCACCATGTTAGAAGAAGCAATTCACTATGTCAAGTTCCTCAAGACTCAAATATGGCTTCACCAAACAATGATTAATCTTGTTGATGATCATGAGAATCATCCAAATTATGATCATGACCAGATGCTAATGGCTCATGATCAGTCTAATTATTATCCTCATGTTGAGAATAATAcactaataattaataataacttGATGGACTACCAGATGCAGGCTCCAAGTTATGATGACGTGGCATTTCAACAAGTTGGGTTTCCATTTTCAGATGGATCAGATCAATTCCGAGGAGAAGAAACTAATATTTCTGGTGACGCTTTTATGTATTATTAG